One part of the Cyprinus carpio isolate SPL01 chromosome A25, ASM1834038v1, whole genome shotgun sequence genome encodes these proteins:
- the LOC109096928 gene encoding cyclin-dependent kinase 10 isoform X2, with protein MNRIGEGTYGIVYRARDTRTNEIVALKKVRMDKEKDGIPISSLREINLLLRLRHPNIVELKEVVVGSHLESLFLVMSYCEQDLASLLENMQSPFSEAQVRLMNALIFSL; from the exons ATGAACCGGATCGGAGAGGGAACATATGGCATCGTGT ACCGAGCACGAGATACAAGGACAAATGAAATTGTAGCCCTGAAGAAAGTGCGAATGGATAAAGAGAAAGATG GGATTCCCATCAGCAGTTTGAGGGAGATTAACTTGCTGCTCAGATTGAGACACCCAAACATTGTGGAGCTGAAAGAAGTGGTGGTGGGAAGCCATTTGGAGAG CCTCTTTCTGGTGATGAGTTACTGTGAGCAGGATCTGGCCAGTCTTCTGGAGAACATGCAGTCCCCGTTCTCTGAAGCTCAGGTGCGTTTGATGAATGCCCTCATCTTCAGTCTGTGA
- the vps4a gene encoding vacuolar protein sorting-associated protein 4A, with protein sequence MTTSTLQKAIDLVTKATEEDKAKNYEEALRLYQHAVEYFLHAIKYEAHSDKAKESIRGKCMQYLDRAEKLKDYLKNKDKQGKKPVKEAQSNDKSDSDSEGENPEKKKLQDHLMGAIVMEKPNVRWSDVAGLEGAKEALKEAVILPIKFPHLFTGKRTPWRGILLFGPPGTGKPYLAKAVATEANNSTFFSVSSSDLMSKWLGESEKLVKNLFDLARQHKPSIIFIDEVDSLCGSRNENESEAARRIKTEFLVQMQGVGNNSDGILVLGATNIPWVLDAAIRRRFEKRIYIPLPEEPARAAMFRLHLGNTPHSLTEADLRQLARKTDGYSGADISVIVRDALMQPVRKVQSATHFKKVRGPSRSNSAMMVDDLLMPCSPGDPDAIEMTWMDVPGDKLLEPIVCMSDMLRSLATTRPTVNTEDLLKVRKFTEDFGQEG encoded by the exons ATGACAACGTCAACACTGCAG AAAGCGATTGATCTGGTCACTAAAGCCACAGAGGAGGACAAGGCCAAGAACTATGAGGAGGCGCTGAGGCTCTACCAGCATGCTGTGGAGTACTTCCTGCACGCCATCAAAT ATGAAGCACACAGTGACAAGGCAAAGGAAAGCATTCGTGGGAAGTGCATGCAGTATCTGGACAGAGCCGAGAAACTCAAGGACTACTTGAAGAACAAGGACAAACAGGGCAAGAAACCAGTGAAGGAAGCACAGAGCAATGACAA aagtgacagtgacagtgaggGAGAAAATCCTGAAAAGAAGAAACTCCAGGATCATCTGATGG GTGCGATTGTGATGGAGAAGCCCAATGTGAGGTGGAGTGATGTGGCCGGACTGGAGGGGGCAAAAGAAGCCCTGAAAGAAGCGGTCATTCTGCCCATCAAATTTCCACACCTGTTCACAG GCAAGCGCACTCCATGGAGGGGCATTCTTCTGTTCGGGCCCCCCGGCACAGGAAAGCCTTATCTGGCCAAAGCTGTGGCCACCGAGGCCAATAACTCCACCTTCTTCTCCGTGTCCTCCTCGGACCTCATGTCTAAGTGGCTCGGCGAGAGTGAGAA ACTGGTGAAGAATCTGTTCGATCTGGCTCGCCAGCACAAGCCCTCCATCATCTTCATAGACGAGGTGGATTCTCTCTGTGGATCCAGAAATGAGAACGAGAGCGAAGCCGCTCGGAGGATCAAGACGGAGTTCCTGGTGCAGATGCAGG GTGTTGGTAATAACAGTGATGGGATATTAGTTCTCGGTGCTACTAACATTCCCTGGGTCCTTGATGCTGCCATTCGCAGAAG GTTTGAGAAGCGCATCTACATCCCGCTCCCAGAGGAGCCGGCGAGAGCGGCTATGTTCCGCTTACATCTGGGTAACACACCTCACAGTCTGACTGAGGCAGACCTGCGTCAACTGGCCCGCAAGACAGATGGATACTCTGGAGCTGATATCAGCGTCATAGTGCGAGACGCTCTCATGCAGCCTGTCAGGAAAGTGCAGTCCGCTACGCACTTCAAAAAG GTGCGAGGCCCGTCTCGCAGTAACAGCGCCATGATGGTGGATGACCTCCTGATGCCGTGTTCCCCCGGTGACCCTGATGCCATAGAGATGACCTGGATGGATGTACCTGGTGACAAACTGCTGGAGCCCATAGTGTGCATG tctGACATGCTGCGCTCTCTGGCGACCACACGCCCCACTGTCAACACTGAAGACCTGCTGAAGGTGAGGAAGTTCACAGAGGATTTCGGACAGGAGGGCTGA